One genomic window of Verrucomicrobiia bacterium includes the following:
- a CDS encoding type II secretion system F family protein, translated as MPSFVYVARETATGREIRNSVEAATEQAAITALLNRNLLVVSIQEKVGKKGKTSGGKVSLQDQVIFTRQLATMIDAGLAMVQSLQALAEQTTNKVMRDVIKDVTARVEAGDSFSEALVKHPKAFNKLYVCMVSAGEKGGLLAEILSRLATYLENSARLRRKVKSSMMYPTTVTFVAISITIFLLVKVVPVFGDIFTSFGAKLPGPTQFLISLSNFVKKFLIPILLVMGGTVYGWLYFIKTPTGLAFWDAKRIKLPIFGVIAHKICLARFTRTFASLIRSGVPILEVMSVVANTCGNVVMEKAIRTSMTDIERGESISVALAKHPVFPSMILRMISAGEQTGKIDSMLERISDFLDEEIETILSGLTALIEPLLIVFLGVVVGGIVICMFLPIFKMSEIINAKH; from the coding sequence ATGCCTTCATTCGTTTACGTAGCTCGCGAGACCGCCACCGGCCGCGAAATCCGCAACTCCGTCGAGGCCGCCACGGAGCAGGCCGCGATCACGGCGTTGCTGAACCGCAACCTGCTCGTCGTATCCATCCAGGAAAAAGTCGGCAAGAAGGGCAAGACTTCCGGCGGCAAAGTCAGCTTGCAGGACCAGGTCATTTTCACCCGCCAGTTGGCCACGATGATTGACGCCGGCCTCGCGATGGTGCAATCGCTCCAGGCGCTGGCCGAGCAGACCACGAACAAGGTGATGCGCGATGTCATCAAGGACGTCACGGCGCGAGTCGAGGCGGGCGATAGCTTTTCCGAAGCGCTCGTGAAGCATCCCAAGGCTTTCAACAAACTTTACGTCTGCATGGTGAGCGCCGGTGAAAAGGGCGGTTTGCTCGCGGAAATTTTGTCGCGTCTCGCGACGTATCTGGAAAACAGCGCGCGCCTCCGCCGCAAGGTGAAATCCTCGATGATGTATCCGACGACGGTGACGTTCGTCGCGATCAGCATCACGATCTTTTTGCTGGTGAAGGTCGTGCCGGTGTTCGGCGATATTTTCACGAGCTTCGGCGCCAAGTTGCCCGGCCCGACGCAATTTCTTATTTCGCTCAGTAATTTCGTGAAGAAGTTTCTGATTCCGATTTTGCTGGTGATGGGTGGGACGGTTTATGGCTGGCTTTATTTCATCAAGACTCCGACTGGGCTCGCATTTTGGGATGCTAAGCGCATCAAACTGCCGATCTTTGGCGTGATTGCGCATAAGATTTGTCTCGCGCGTTTCACCCGCACTTTCGCCTCGCTGATTCGAAGCGGCGTGCCGATTCTCGAAGTGATGAGCGTGGTCGCGAATACGTGCGGCAATGTGGTAATGGAAAAAGCGATTCGCACTTCGATGACGGACATCGAGCGCGGCGAAAGCATTTCCGTAGCGCTCGCGAAACATCCGGTGTTTCCGAGCATGATTTTGCGCATGATTTCCGCCGGTGAACAGACGGGTAAAATTGACAGCATGCTCGAGCGTATCTCGGACTTTTTGGACGAGGAAATCGAAACGATTCTTTCGGGCCTGACCGCGCTGATTGAGCCGTTGCTGATCGTGTTCCTGGGCGTGGTCGTGGGTGGCATCGTGATTTGTATGTTCCTGCCGATCTTCAAGATGAGCGAAATCATCAACGCGAAACATTGA